From Anopheles funestus chromosome 3RL, idAnoFuneDA-416_04, whole genome shotgun sequence, a single genomic window includes:
- the LOC125770148 gene encoding longitudinals lacking protein, isoforms A/B/D/L-like encodes MGSSEGQTYCLRWNNHKSNLVEILDALIKMECYVDCTIYVDDQVQFKAHRVVLAANSPYFQTILQDVPMDHCSILFPGVQEFEMRALLEYMYTGEVNVTQAQIPRIMKIAEQLEVKGLYDMADLKGRFNKMVDVDHLMRDRDPATTLLASNNNYSSKGSSTAGSGAATASSSSWKDAPPTSSSGGGSSHYSHHQYQHQSSPVISTSTNISIAQSSSSSPPYSYKSPYSSLYSRSPGAVERDREREERSRDRSSSFSHTATSPHRIQSTSGSSASSVSAQIALQSQGGNHQSSTHQSSSSSSANAASAQPSTAAAAAALAAGWPGLGQTQLHSMLSSAYDSSTDMNPLKRKKLQSMSSMLRDTPILRNVLAQANPADSSQTSGGVVPAGAAATVATIQTIQGSMKSDPERPSSHHSNGSGYKSIKEPSHSPYADKSYDDDLLDSPHNFGGDARLASYVPHQQQKPEWKRYKQYTRTDILNAIECVRKGMSALQASRKFGVPSRTLYDKVKKLGITTGRPINRALKRSPSSSGSPASFPYGLSGASHMFGPGSGAPGGSHPGDHHQQMPSQSQQQDDEGSAAAAAAAAAAMAHHDAGRMIKLEHGSHHGLPPTIPHPAAALLDPSFLQQALEARGGDIAGREALHAMAFAAAAHAAVNGMSTSPGTHGTARSPSPSVLMKYMRSVSMSSPEDERHHPAQQQQRERERERDLAEGHPHRDGHHHNGSDPVYARRDHPMEQDSIDDTGSDCGERPPSGPGPVEGQDDHVEDLSMGPKRDSEERGPSVSPPPSSVVRVTQRSRSPSPQPAPPSLPPQQQGVIVPAPGKLKEDYNIPIKREIIADSNAPSESS; translated from the exons ATGGGTAGCAGCGAAGGACAAACGTACTGCCTGCGATGGAACAATCACAAATCCAACCTCGTCGAGATACTGGATGCCCTGATCAAAATGGAATGTTACGTCGACTGTACGATCTACGTCGACGATCAGGTGCAGTTCAAGGCGCATCGTGTTGTGCTCGCCGCCAACTCACCCTACTTCCAGACGATCCTGCAGGATGTCCCGATGGATCACTGTAGCATTCTGTTCCCGGGTGTGCAAGAGTTTGAGATGCGCGCACTGCTCGAGTACATGTACACCGGTGAGGTGAACGTAACTCAGGCACAGATACCGCGCATCATGAAGATTGCCGAACAGCTGGAAGTGAAGGGCCTATACGATATGGCGGACCTGAAGGGTCGCTTCAACAAAATGGTCGATGTAGATCATTTGATGCGTGATCGCGACCCGGCCACAACACTGCTCGCTAGCAACAATAACTACAGCAGCAAAGGGTCATCAACTGCTGGATCAGGAGCGGCGACAGCTTCGTCCTCTTCGTGGAAGGATGCCCCACCAACGAGTAGTAGTGGCGGAGGTAGTAGTCACTACTCACACCACCAATATCAGCATCAGTCATCGCCAGTCATTTCGACCTCGACGAACATTTCGATTGCTCAAAGCAGCAGTTCCTCACCGCCGTATTCGTATAAATCGCCGTACTCCAGCCTATACTCACGCAGTCCCGGTGCTGTAGAGCGTGATCGTGAACGGGAAGAACGTAGCCGCGATCGCTCCTCATCATTCTCACATACGGCCACCTCTCCGCATCGTATCCAGTCCACCTCGGGTTCCTCGGCATCATCGGTTTCGGCACAGATAGCACTACAATCACAAGGCGGCAACCATCAATCGTCCACACATCAGTCGAGCAGTTCCTCCAGTGCTAACGCCGCATCGGCCCAACCGTCGACAGCTGCAGCAGCCGCGGCACTAGCTGCCGGTTGGCCAGGACTCGGTCAAACACAGCTGCACAGCATGCTGAGTTCGGCGTACGATTCCAGTACCGATATGAATCCGCTCAAGCGCAAGAAATTGCAATCCATGTCCAGTATGCTCCGAGATACTCCAATTCTGCGAAATGTACTGGCGCAAGCAAATCCGGCCGACTCTTCTCAAACATCCGGCGGAGTAGTTCCGGCTGGTGCAGCAGCAACGGTCGCCACGATACAAACGATTCAAGGTAGCATGAAGTCCGATCCCGAGAGACCCAGCAGTCATCACTCCAATGGCAGTGGTTATAAG TCAATCAAGGAACCATCGCATTCTCCGTACGCGGACAAATCCTACGATGATGACCTGCTGGACTCGCCGCACAATTTTGGCGGAGATGCTCGGTTGGCTTCGTACGTGCCACATCAACAGCAGAAACCGGAATGGAAGCGCTACAAGCAGTATACCCGTACGGACATCCTTAACGCGATCGAGTGTGTGCGCAAGGGTATGAGTGCGTTACAGGCATCGCGTAAGTTTGGTGTCCCATCGCGCACCCTTTACGATAAGGTAAAGAAATTGGGCATTACCACCGGACGTCCGATCAATAGGGCGCTTAAACGATCGCCCAGTTCCAGCGGTAGTCCGGCATCGTTCCCGTATGGGTTAAGCGGTGCTAGTCACATGTTCGGTCCAGGCAGTGGTGCACCCGGTGGTTCACATCCGGgtgatcatcatcagcaaatgCCATCTCAGTCACAACAGCAAGATGATGAAGGATCAgcagctgcagctgctgcagcagcggcTGCCATGGCACACCATGACGCTGGTCGCATGATTAAACTGGAGCACGGAAGCCATCACGGATTGCCACCTACGATCCCACATCCTGCTGCTGCCTTGCTTGATCCTTCCTTTCTGCAGCAAGCACTGGAAGCCCGCGGTGGAGACATAGCAGGCCGTGAGGCACTGCACGCGATGGCCTTTGCGGCGGCTGCTCATGCGGCTGTTAATGGTATGAGCACGTCCCCGGGCACGCACGGAACTGCACGTTCGCCAAGCCCAAGCGTACTGATGAAGTACATGCGCTCGGTCTCGATGAGCTCTCCCGAGGATGAACGTCATCATCCggcgcaacagcagcagcgagAACGAGAGCGAGAACGAGATCTAGCCGAAGGACATCCTCATCGGGACGGGCATCACCATAATGGATCGGATCCGGTCTATGCTAGGCGTGATCATCCGATGGAACAGGATTCGATCGACGATACGGGCAGTGACTGTGGTGAACGACCACCGAGTGGTCCGGGACCGGTGGAGGGACAGGATGATCACGTGGAGGATCTGTCCATGGGCCCGAAGCGTGACTCAGAGGAACGAGGACCTTCGGTATCGCCACCACCGTCGTCAGTCGTTCGTGTAACGCAACGATCGCGATCACCTTCACCCCAACCGGCTCCACCATCCCTACCACCCCAGCAGCAGGGTGTCATCGTGCCAGCACCCGGTAAGTTAAAGGAAGACTACAACATCCCCATCAAGCGGGAAATTATCGCCGACAGTAACGCACCGTCAGAATCGTCGTAG